TTGTTCTTTTTTCCAGAACGGGGCTTTAGATTTTAAGAAGTCCATAATAAATTCATTAGCGTGGTAGGCATCACCTCGGTGAGCAGAACTAATGCCGACTAAAACGATCTCATCGCCAGTATGTAAAAGTCCTACACGATGAATCACAGACACTCGCTGAATATCCCAACGGGCTTTTGCTTGTTCAACAATTTCACGTAAGGCTTTTTCTGTCATAGCGGGATAATGTTCCAAGTATAAGCTGGACACTTCATCACCTAAATTAAGATCGCGAACTTTACCCACGAAAATAACTGTTGCGCCAACCGAATGTTGCTCAGAAAGCCATTGGTAAACGGCATTTTGATCGAAAGGCTGTTCTTGTACTGAAATTTGAATATCCATCATTTAGCCTCCCGTAACAGGTGGGAAAAATGCAATTTCATCGCTATTTTTGACCGCACTTTCTAATGGCATCAAGGTTTGATTAATCGCTACTAAAAGTTTGCCTTTTTCAAGTGCCAATGCCCACTTATCGCCTTTTTGAGCAAGATGTTGACGCACTGCTTCCGCTGTCGCAAAATCGCCTTCAAGCTGAATAGAATCTTCCCCAATTAATTCTCGAGTTTGAGCAAAAAATAAAACATTTAACATCTTATTTTTCCTCCGCAATAAAATGACCGGATTTTCCACCGCTCTTTTCTAACAGGCGAACGTGCTCAATCACAATGTCTTTTTGCACGGCTTTACACATATCATAAATGGTTAATGCGGAAACACTTACAGCGGTTAATGCTTCCATTTCTACGCCAGTTTTTCCGGTTAATTTACAAAGAGATTGAATACGAACTTGATTCGTTTCAAGTAACGGCTCTAAATTCACTTCCACTTTAGAAAGTAGTAATGGATGGCAAAGTGGGATAAGTTCCCAAGTACGTTTTGCCGCTTGAATACCTGCAATACGAGCAGTAGCAAATACATCGCCTTTGTGATGTTTGCCTTCCACGATCATTGAAAGGGTTTCTTTTGACATAGTAATGATAGCTTCAGCGCGAGCCTCACGAACGGTCTCTGCTTTTGCAGAAACATCCACCATATTGGCTTCGCCTTGAGAATTGATATGCGTAAATGTAGTCATAATAAAATAAAGTGCGGTTAAAATATTGAATGTTTTACATGTGTGACGAAAGCAAAATAAGTGAACAGTAAAAGTCACCTATTTTCTTTTAGCCACCGATAGAGGCTAAATGATTTCTTACGCCACTATCACCAATATGCAAATAATGATGTTCACGTTTTCCTTGCAGTGCGGCAAAAATACGTGCTTGCAAAATATCCTGCTGTTCATGGGATTGCAATAAATCACGTAATTCAATGCCTTCTTCGCCGAATAAACAGAGATGAAGTTTGCCCTTCGCAGACACTCTGAGACGATTACAACTTGCACAGAAATTCTTCTCATAAGGCATAATTAAGCCAATTTCACCGGCATAATCAGGATGTGTGAAGACTTTAGCTGGGCCATCTGTATGGGATTTATGCTGTAATGTCCAACCATTTTTCAGCAATTTATCCGCTAAGATTTGTCCAGAAATATGGTGTTTATCAAAGAAACTGTCCATTTCGCCCGTTTGCATGAGTTCGATAAAGCGCATTTGAATTGGACGACCTTTCACCCAAGCAAGGAATTGCTCAAACTCTTTGTCATTCAAATTTTTCATCAAAACTGAATTGACTTTAACTTTGTTGTAGCCCACTTCAAATGCACGATCGATACCACGCATCACGTCATCAAATTTATTGATGCCTGTAATTTGATGGAACATTTTTGGATCTAAGCTATCAACACTGACGTTAATAGACGTAATCCCTACTTTCTTCCAATCAGCCACATCTTTTGCCATGCGATAGCCATTTGTCGTGACAGCTAATTGACGGATTCCATCAATATTAGCAATACATTCAGCAATAGAAATAAAATCTTTGCGTAAAGTCGGTTCGCCACCCGTTAAACGGATTTTTTCAGTGCCCATTTCAGCAAATGCTTGAGCAAGATGAGTAATTTCTTTTAACGTTAAGAAACTTGGTTTGTTAGCTTCGGGTTGATAACCATCAGGTAAGCAATAGGTACAACGAAAATTACACTGATCGGTAATCGACAGTCGTAGATAGTAATATTGGCGTTGGAAAGGATCGACTAAGCGAGACTCTCCTACGTTCTTGATAGGAATGGATTGCATTTTACACCTTTCTAAATACGGAGAGGATAAACCGTTTCCAGCGTATCCCTGAATAACACACGGCGTTATTGGCTTGTCGCCGTATTTCTATGAAACTTAGGCCAAACAAGCTCGGAGTTATGCGTTAAATTTAATTTATCATCATTCTAAAAGATTTCACTTCATAAAAACAATCAATAATACTGATGAAAATCAGGATTTTCCCAAATTCTTAAAAATTAATTATATAAAAAAATACATAATGGATTTAAAGCTGGCTAATTAGTGATAATTAATCCTATTTATGTAAATAACCATAAATTTTGACCTGATTATTATGAGGTATTTTTATTGATTTAAATCATAATTTAATCAATAAATAAATCTCTCTACTTTTCATAATCAGAAAAATATCCTACTATTTTTATCGGATTTATTTTTACTTAATCAATATAGGAGTGATTTATGTCTTTTGCCCAACAAAAACTTAGCGAACTCGCTGTTTCAATTCCAGGTGCAACTAAAATTTTTCGTGAATATGATTTAGATTTTTGCTGTGGAGGTTCTGTATTATTAGAAGTCGCGGCACAACAAAAGAATCTTAACCTTGCTGAAATTGAAAAACGTTTAACTGATTTACAACAAAGTAAAGCAGAAAATAATGATAAAGATTGGACTTCGGCATCTTATGCAGAAATGATCGATCATATTGTTGCCCGTTTTCATAATCGCCACCGTGAACAACTCCCTGAATTAATTACATTGGCGGAGAAAGTAGAAAATGTACATGGTGATCGTGATGACTGTCCTATCGGCGTAGCAGCACAATTAGAAAAAATTTATGCTGAACTTAGCCAGCATTTAATGAAAGAAGAACAAATTTTGTTCCCAATGATAAAAATGGGGAATTATGCTATGGCCTCAATGCCAATTCGTGTAATGGAAATGGAACATGATGAAGCTGGGCAAGATGTGGAAGTGATCAAATCGCTTACTAATAACTGTACGCCACCAGCAGATGCTTGTTTCAGTTGGAAAGCCTTATATAGCGGTATTAATGAATTTATTGATGATTTAATGCACCATATTCATTTGGAAAATAATATTTTATTTCCACGTGTATTAAACGAAAAATAATTCAATTTTCATCAAAAAATAACCGCACTTTAATCTATTCCGAAAAACAAACTAAAGTGCGGTCATTTCCACAAAAATTTTGAGTTGGTCGATAAGCCGAGTTCTGTCGTGGACAATCATTCCTCTAGGCGACAAATTACTCTGCCGCTCAAGCAACCTACCCGAATCCTGAGCGGGCCACTCATTGGATTCCTATTTGGTCTTGCTACGAGTGGAGTTTACCCTGCTGCCAACCGTTACCGGAGGCACGGTGCGCTCTTACCGCACCCTTTCACCCTTACCGTTTACACGGCGGTCTGCTCTCTGTTGCACTGGTCGTCGGCTCACGCCGCCCGGACGTTATCCGGCACTCTGCCCTGTGTAGCTCGGACTTTCCTCTCGTTTACTTGTCCCACTAGGTCGTATAAATACGGTTAAGGGCTTCAATAAACCAGCGATTGTCTAACCAACTCGGCGCGTAGTATAGGGGCAATCGCTAGTGCGGTCAATAAAATCCCCAATTTTTGAATATTGCTCATCAATCTTATAAACAATAATGCCTAATTTTTCATTCGTATTTTTTTATGATTCCGCTAAAATAGCGCCAATTTCAACCGCTCTTTTAGGAAGAAGAATGAACTATCTAAAAATTGCACAAGATTCCCTTTCAGTGGAAAGTAACGCACTTTTGCAACTCAGCCAGCGTTTAGGTGAGGATTTTAATCAAGTCGTCGATTTAATCCTTGCTTGCGAAGGACGATTAGTCATCGGCGGGATAGGGAAATCTGGTTTAATCGGCAAAAAAATGGTGGCTACCTTTGCCTCTACGGGCACACCAAGTTTCTTTTTACATCCGACTGAAGCCTTCCACGGTGATTTAGGTATGTTGAAACCAATTGATATCGTGATGTTAATTTCCTATAGCGGTGAAACCGATGATGTCAATAAACTGATTCCAAGTTTAAAAAATTTTGGTAATAAAATTATTGCCGTGACGAGTAACAAAAATTCCACACTCGCACGTCATGCAGATTATGTTCTAGATATAAGTGTTGAGCGTGAAGTGTGTCCAAATAATCTCGCGCCAACAACATCAGCACTTGTGACGCTTGCGCTTGGTGATGCGCTCGCCGTATCGCTCATTACGGCACGCAATTTCCAACCAGCTGACTTTGCTAAATTCCATCCAGGTGGCAGTCTTGGTCGTCGTTTATTATGTAAAGTGAAAGATCAAATGCAAACTCGCCTACCAACAATTCTACCTACTACCAATTTTACTGACTGCCTCACAGTCATGAATGAAGGGCGAATGGGCGTTGCCTTGGTGATGGAAAACGAGCAACTTAAAGGCATTATCACAGATGGCGATATTCGCCGTGCGCTTACAGCCAATGGTGCAGAAACGCTGAATAAAACAGCCAAAGATTTTATGACAAGTTCACCAAAAACTATTCATCAAGACGAATTTTTATCAAAAGCAGAAGACTTTATGAAAGCGAAAAAAATTCACTCACTAGTCGTTGTTAATGATGAAAATCACGTAGTGGGTTTAGTAGAATTTTCAAGCTAAGGAATCCCAATGCAACAAAAATTAGAAAATATTAAATTTGTCATTACTGATGTAGACGGCGTACTCACCGATGGACAACTTCATTATGATGCCAATGGTGAAGCCATCAAAAGTTTTCATGTACGAGATGGTTTAGGCATAAAAATGCTGATGGATTCAGGTATTCAAGTGGCAGTACTTTCTGGTCGCGACTCCCCTATTTTACGTCGTCGCATTGCCGATCTTGGTATTAAATTATTCTTTCTTGGCAAACTTGAAAAAGAAACCGCTTGTTTTGATCTTATGAAACAAGCAGGCGTCACTGCCGAACAAACCTCTTATATTGGCGATGATAGTGTAGATCTCCCCGCTTTTGCCGTTTGTGGTGCATCTTTTGCTGTGGCTGATGCTCCTATTTATGTGAAGAATGCTGTTGATTATGTACTTTCCACCAATGGCGGAAAAGGTGCCTTCCGAGAAATGTCCGATATGATTTTACAAGCGCAGGGAAAATCTTCTGTGTTTGATAGCGCCCAAGGTTTCCTAAAATCAGTAAAAAACATGGGACAATAATAACTAATTCGTCAGTATTATTGCTTAGCTTAATAAAAAATAAAGTGCGGTAAATTTTCAACGAGTTTTAAAATCTCTCAAAAATCAACCGCACTTTTATATTTACGTTCCTATACCTTAATAGCTTATCCTTTTAACAAGACTCTTTCCTAAAATACTCATAGAACTGCGGTAATAGTTGTGTAATCAAATTTAATTGCTGATACGGTAAACTAAAGACAGCTCGTTCTTCTGCGGTCATCTCTTGTTTTTCCAATTCCTTTAAATGTGTTTCGATACTTTCTTGCTGTTGGTTAAAAATAGCTTCGGGTATTTCTTCAATGTGTTCTAAGGTATAGATAATTTTCTTTGCCACGGGATAAAAACCAGATAAAAACTGTGCGGTCTGTTGCAAATTTTTCATTCTGTCTCGATAAGAGCCAAGGGCTGAAATATAGCTTAATAGAGAATAATTAAGCTTGAGCAAATCAAAACCTTTCTGTAAATATGCCTTATATTTCACTGGCTCATTATTCATATTAGAAAGTGTTGTACTCAATGCGGCTGCATATTGATGCGCATTGCGACGTGCTATACGATATTTAAGATCGTCACTTTTACCAAATTGCAATTGGCTAATAATATGCAATAAATACACCGCATCACTACGCAATGCTTGATGACTCACTTTATCAAGTTGCAAATATTTCCAATCTGGCCATAAGTAAGATACGGCAAACCATGAAATCGCAGCACCAAGTAAAGTATCAAGTAAACGAGGCATCAACGCGGCTGCCGTATCGAATCCCATGACATCAAAACTCAGCAATACTTGTAATGTGATGAAAAAGGTCGAGAAACTGTAATTATTACTACGGAAGAAAAAGAACAGCGTGCTTGTAAGCACTACAAGCCCCAGTTTTAATTCTAATGTTGGATTTAAATAAGGTAATAGAGACCCCACCACCACACCTAATATCGTGCCAATAATACGCTGACGTAAACGTACTTTAGTTACAGAATAGTTTGGCTGACACACAAATACAGTAGTCAATAAAATCCAATAACCAAGATTAAATTGGAAAAATTCAACAATTGCACAACATAAAAATACCACAATAGATAAGCGTACCGCATGACGGAACAACGGCGACTCAAAAGTAAAATGGCTAAAAATCACCGCACTTATATTTTTTAACCCAGTGATTTGTTCCGTATGAATTTGAGCTACTTGTTCTGTATCAGCCGTTTCTTGCGCTAACTGGCGAAGTTGCCAGTTAATGCTTTGTAAAT
This portion of the Haemophilus haemolyticus genome encodes:
- the ytfE gene encoding iron-sulfur cluster repair protein YtfE, whose translation is MSFAQQKLSELAVSIPGATKIFREYDLDFCCGGSVLLEVAAQQKNLNLAEIEKRLTDLQQSKAENNDKDWTSASYAEMIDHIVARFHNRHREQLPELITLAEKVENVHGDRDDCPIGVAAQLEKIYAELSQHLMKEEQILFPMIKMGNYAMASMPIRVMEMEHDEAGQDVEVIKSLTNNCTPPADACFSWKALYSGINEFIDDLMHHIHLENNILFPRVLNEK
- a CDS encoding KdsC family phosphatase, with amino-acid sequence MQQKLENIKFVITDVDGVLTDGQLHYDANGEAIKSFHVRDGLGIKMLMDSGIQVAVLSGRDSPILRRRIADLGIKLFFLGKLEKETACFDLMKQAGVTAEQTSYIGDDSVDLPAFAVCGASFAVADAPIYVKNAVDYVLSTNGGKGAFREMSDMILQAQGKSSVFDSAQGFLKSVKNMGQ
- the moaD gene encoding molybdopterin synthase sulfur carrier subunit; amino-acid sequence: MLNVLFFAQTRELIGEDSIQLEGDFATAEAVRQHLAQKGDKWALALEKGKLLVAINQTLMPLESAVKNSDEIAFFPPVTGG
- the yccS gene encoding YccS family putative transporter, with product MNIRLNAKVIAAIPVFIAVNIAAVGIWAFDISSQSMPLILGIIAGGLVDLDNRLTGRLKNVFFTLIAFSISSFIVQLHIGKPIQYIVLMTVLTFIFTMIGAVGQRYSTIAFGSLVVALYTTLTYVPEGNIWFINPVMILCGTLLYSVVTLVVYLFFPNRPVQESVAKAFCALGEYLDTKSCFFDPDEVAEIEKKHLNFAMKNANVVTAFNIVRTALFYRIRGQHRHPRTQRMLRYYFAAQDIHERANSTHFDYQQITEKLKNTDLIFRIQRLLELQAQSCKEITVSLRENKPYHFNERVERALLGTLHSFDLYRVQHLNDQDELIDIQTLLDNLQSINWQLRQLAQETADTEQVAQIHTEQITGLKNISAVIFSHFTFESPLFRHAVRLSIVVFLCCAIVEFFQFNLGYWILLTTVFVCQPNYSVTKVRLRQRIIGTILGVVVGSLLPYLNPTLELKLGLVVLTSTLFFFFRSNNYSFSTFFITLQVLLSFDVMGFDTAAALMPRLLDTLLGAAISWFAVSYLWPDWKYLQLDKVSHQALRSDAVYLLHIISQLQFGKSDDLKYRIARRNAHQYAAALSTTLSNMNNEPVKYKAYLQKGFDLLKLNYSLLSYISALGSYRDRMKNLQQTAQFLSGFYPVAKKIIYTLEHIEEIPEAIFNQQQESIETHLKELEKQEMTAEERAVFSLPYQQLNLITQLLPQFYEYFRKESC
- the moaE gene encoding molybdopterin synthase catalytic subunit MoaE translates to MMDIQISVQEQPFDQNAVYQWLSEQHSVGATVIFVGKVRDLNLGDEVSSLYLEHYPAMTEKALREIVEQAKARWDIQRVSVIHRVGLLHTGDEIVLVGISSAHRGDAYHANEFIMDFLKSKAPFWKKEQTHQGERWIEARESDKEALEKW
- the moaC gene encoding cyclic pyranopterin monophosphate synthase MoaC yields the protein MTTFTHINSQGEANMVDVSAKAETVREARAEAIITMSKETLSMIVEGKHHKGDVFATARIAGIQAAKRTWELIPLCHPLLLSKVEVNLEPLLETNQVRIQSLCKLTGKTGVEMEALTAVSVSALTIYDMCKAVQKDIVIEHVRLLEKSGGKSGHFIAEEK
- a CDS encoding KpsF/GutQ family sugar isomerase — encoded protein: MNYLKIAQDSLSVESNALLQLSQRLGEDFNQVVDLILACEGRLVIGGIGKSGLIGKKMVATFASTGTPSFFLHPTEAFHGDLGMLKPIDIVMLISYSGETDDVNKLIPSLKNFGNKIIAVTSNKNSTLARHADYVLDISVEREVCPNNLAPTTSALVTLALGDALAVSLITARNFQPADFAKFHPGGSLGRRLLCKVKDQMQTRLPTILPTTNFTDCLTVMNEGRMGVALVMENEQLKGIITDGDIRRALTANGAETLNKTAKDFMTSSPKTIHQDEFLSKAEDFMKAKKIHSLVVVNDENHVVGLVEFSS
- the moaA gene encoding GTP 3',8-cyclase MoaA, coding for MQSIPIKNVGESRLVDPFQRQYYYLRLSITDQCNFRCTYCLPDGYQPEANKPSFLTLKEITHLAQAFAEMGTEKIRLTGGEPTLRKDFISIAECIANIDGIRQLAVTTNGYRMAKDVADWKKVGITSINVSVDSLDPKMFHQITGINKFDDVMRGIDRAFEVGYNKVKVNSVLMKNLNDKEFEQFLAWVKGRPIQMRFIELMQTGEMDSFFDKHHISGQILADKLLKNGWTLQHKSHTDGPAKVFTHPDYAGEIGLIMPYEKNFCASCNRLRVSAKGKLHLCLFGEEGIELRDLLQSHEQQDILQARIFAALQGKREHHYLHIGDSGVRNHLASIGG